A window of Mytilus edulis chromosome 10, xbMytEdul2.2, whole genome shotgun sequence contains these coding sequences:
- the LOC139491612 gene encoding uncharacterized protein: MPKLRKRRDVPSQRKRKKVQSTDLHNDHSYSMPNEDIVQLCLKEEVEVRGERIDPDFTLYTAEPIEDIECTSYQEEVAIDMIEETECVTSSYTDPFDKLKQDVVQSGCISSPYVLDTTSDSIKIMLLYPSAERISVKLNVMINRDFFAKVFVHRIQLSQDHDLWIGLPRVFDSVKHIQTLLMKLQSYSVCTGNFEADLMAFIPVGTPVESAEGSASSQGFREGDFEAVKGTISYSSTVRSMNCLLLVQGNRCSPCTQLRRVLISRKHRREEKERKSKENIPNYLHSTIGHTKMSRTELITKIHQQKDRITTLQSEIDKTQRKFQREVCSKGVTLDFCQTLEMQDTMAACTTEIMKAFPDANSYQRLFWSEQQKSTNVKSLKGMRWHPMILRWCLYLRHKSSAAYEALRDSGFITLPSSRTLFDYSHYTKSDNGFLPDVVKELKNEASKRDMYSTVDPWKNYVGLLFDEIKVKSDLVYDKHSGELIGYCNLDKVGNQIMNFERSMKDTSSTETDADIAKYMLVLMVRGVATDLKFPLAGFATLSITADYLYPIIWKAIRILETGFAQLKVLFLTCDGASANRKFFNIHGQVNEFIHYTTNPYADDERKLYFISDVPHLVKTTRNCFSNSYSHKNTRKMWKDGKDISWMHLLKLFEDHCELSLYSPCPKLTRSHLDMTTYGCMKVNIAAQVLSSTVANALEMMYGDNVTETVNFIRIMNKFFDCLNVRNLYEGRNKRNPDLDPYTTVNDERLQWLRVDFIKYFDSWEQSVMQRAGNFSRKQRKGMQLSHQTLTGFKISVFSIVDCVKFLLESGAKFVLTHHFNQDPLEQHFGHYRHRVGDNNNPTVNDVRHMMTSMRAVGAQALAPKRGNVSNQRDRNFVIDNTSLPKRRTY, translated from the coding sequence ATGCCAAAGTTAAGGAAAAGGAGGGATGTTCCTTCACAGAGAAAGCGCAAAAAAGTCCAATCTACTGACTTGCATAATGACCATTCTTATAGTATGCCAAACGAGGACATAGTGCAATTATGTCTAAAAGAAGAAGTAGAAGTGCGTGGAGAAAGGATTGACCCTGACTTTACTTTGTACACTGCTGAGCCTATAGAGGACATAGAATGTACCTCCTATCAAGAAGAAGTagctatagacatgatagaggaAACCGAATGTGTGACATCATCATATACAGACCCATTCGATAAACTTAAGCAAGATGTTGTCCAGAGTGGTTGCATCAGTTCACCATATGTTTTAGATACAACCAGTGATTCAATCAAGATAATGCTGTTATATCCGTCCGCTGAAAGAATATCTGTTAAATTAAATGTGATGATAAATAGAGATTTTTTTGCCAAAGTATTTGTACACAGAATCCAGCTCAGCCAAGACCATGACCTATGGATCGGTTTACCAAGAGTTTTTGACAGTGTTAAACACATCCAAACATTACTTATGAAATTACAAAGTTATTCTGTGTGTACAGGAAATTTCGAGGCAGATTTAATGGCTTTTATACCAGTGGGCACACCTGTCGAGAGCGCAGAAGGTTCTGCAAGTAGCCAAGGTTTTCGAGAAGGCGACTTTGAAGCAGTGAAAGGTACCATTTCCTATTCATCAACTGTAAGAAGCATGAACTGTTTACTACTTGTGCAGGGAAACAGATGTTCACCCTGTACACAATTAAGAAGAGTGCTGATAAGTAGAAAACACAGACGAGaagaaaaagagagaaaaagtaaggaaaacataCCAAACTATTTACACAGCACTATAGGACATACCAAGATGTCCCGTACTGAACTAATTACAAAAATTCACCAGCAGAAAGACAGAATAACAACCCTACAGAGTGAAATTGACAAAACTCAACGGAAGTTTCAACGTGAGGTTTGCAGTAAAGGTGTAACATTAGACTTCTGTCAGACACTTGAAATGCAAGATACAATGGCAGCATGTACAACTGAAATAATGAAAGCCTTTCCTGATGCCAATTCTTATCAACGCCTTTTCTGGTCAGAACAACAAAAGAGCACGAATGTGAAGTCATTGAAGGGTATGCGATGGCACCCAATGATACTAAGATGGTGTCTGTACTTGCGTCACAAATCAAGTGCTGCCTATGAGGCTTTAAGAGATTCGGGTTTCATTACTCTTCCAAGTTCAAGGACATTATTCGATTATTCACATTATACTAAAAGTGACAATGGTTTTTTGCCAGATGTAGTGAAAGAACTGAAAAATGAGGCTTCGAAAAGAGATATGTACAGTACAGTTGATCCTTGGAAGAATTATGTAGGACTTTTGTTCGACGAAATCAAGGTAAAATCAGACTTGGTGTATGATAAACATAGTGGCGAACTAATTGGTTATTGTAATCTAGATAAGGTCGGAAACCAGATTATGAACTTTGAAAGAAGTATGAAAGATACAAGTTCTACAGAAACAGATGCAGACATTGCCAAATACATGCTTGTGTTAATGGTGAGAGGTGTTGCAACAGACTTAAAATTCCCTTTAGCAGGCTTTGCTACCTTAAGTATTACTGCTGATTATCTTTATCCTATTATTTGGAAGGCTATTCGCATTTTAGAGACCGGCTTTGCTCAACTTAAAGTACTCTTTCTGACTTGTGATGGCGCATCTGCAAATAGGAAGTTCTTCAACATTCATGGACAGGTGAATGAATTTATTCATTACACAACCAATCCTTATGCCGATGACGAAAGAAAACTTTATTTCATCTCAGATGTTCCCCATCTTGTGAAAACAACTAGAAACTGTTTCAGCAATTCCTATTCCCACAAAAACACCAGAAAAATGTGGAAAGATGGGAAAGATATTTCGTGGATGCATCTGTTGAAATTGTTTGAAGACCATTGTGAACTATCACTGTACAGTCCGTGTCCAAAATTGACAAGAAGTCACCTTGACATGACAACCTACGGTTGCATGAAAGTCAACATTGCAGCACAAGTTTTGAGCTCCACAGTAGCTAATGCCCTTGAAATGATGTATGGAGATAATGTAACCGAGACAGTTAATTTCAtcagaattatgaacaaatttttTGATTGTTTGAACGTAAGAAACTTATATGAAGGTAGAAATAAGAGAAATCCTGACCTTGATCCATACACAACAGTCAATGATGAAAGATTACAGTGGTTGAGAGTAGACTTTATTAAGTACTTTGATTCCTGGGAACAATCAGTGATGCAAAGAGCTGGTAATTTTTCAAGGAAACAACGCAAAGGAATGCAATTGAGTCATCAAACATTGACAGGTTTTAAAATCAGTGTGTTTTCAATTGTAGACTGTGTTAAATTTCTATTAGAATCTGGCGCAAAGTTTGTCCTCACACATCACTTTAACCAAGATCCCTTGGAGCAACATTTTGGACACTATCGACACAGGGTTGGGGACAATAACAACCCTACAGTGAATGATGTTCGTCATATGATGACCTCCATGAGAGCGGTTGGAGCTCAAGCTTTGGCACCCAAACGAGGAAATGTCAGTAACCAGAGAGACAGGAACTTTGTGATTGATAACACTTCGCTACCAAAGCGTAGAACATATTAA